The following proteins are co-located in the Paludibaculum fermentans genome:
- a CDS encoding DotU family type IV/VI secretion system protein, whose amino-acid sequence MSQPQTAEAASRRPSNLALILQEAITATVRIRSMPQAVSSEEAFRQQMREALKIAAQEARTPGGYSPEDIKMAIFAVVGFLDESILKAGNRAFREWPTKPLQEEFFGTHLAGELFFQNLERLLRMEDSYELADVLEVHQLCMLLGFRGRYSARSPMEFQGVLNTVADKIARIRGEFGPLTEAWRLPNERIVQGADPWSKRLMYTAIGFLAVTLLLFAVFKMSLVSGVSDVAAIPVRVR is encoded by the coding sequence ATGTCACAGCCCCAAACTGCGGAAGCGGCCTCGCGCCGTCCCTCTAATTTGGCATTGATCCTGCAGGAAGCGATCACCGCCACCGTGCGCATCCGCTCGATGCCGCAGGCGGTTTCGAGTGAGGAAGCCTTCCGCCAGCAGATGCGCGAGGCGCTGAAAATCGCGGCGCAGGAGGCCCGCACGCCGGGCGGTTACTCGCCGGAAGACATCAAGATGGCGATCTTCGCCGTCGTGGGTTTCCTGGATGAGTCCATCCTCAAGGCCGGCAACCGGGCCTTCCGCGAGTGGCCCACGAAGCCCCTGCAGGAAGAGTTCTTCGGCACGCACCTGGCCGGTGAACTGTTCTTCCAGAACCTGGAGCGGCTGCTGCGGATGGAAGACTCGTACGAACTGGCCGACGTCCTGGAGGTGCACCAACTGTGCATGCTGCTGGGCTTCCGGGGACGCTACAGCGCCCGCAGCCCGATGGAGTTCCAGGGGGTGCTGAACACCGTGGCGGACAAAATCGCCCGGATTCGCGGGGAGTTTGGGCCCCTGACTGAGGCTTGGCGGTTGCCGAACGAACGGATCGTGCAAGGGGCCGATCCTTGGAGCAAGCGGCTGATGTACACGGCGATCGGATTCCTGGCCGTCACACTGCTGCTGTTCGCCGTGTTCAAAATGTCACTGGTTTCCGGCGTCTCCGACGTGGCGGCCATTCCGGTCCGAGTCCGGTAG
- a CDS encoding ImcF-related family protein has protein sequence MRKVVLITILILLLWLVLAWFIGSWLGLHGGVLWGLRISLWIIGLLTAGFVIWFFRRKAKRERELEEGMDANEGDEIATLLREAEKRLTAARNGKSTGLATTPVVLIAGEPGSAKTSVVLSSGIDPELVAGRVHQDNIVTPTRVANIWFANGIAMVEAGGALTQDKALWNRLIRGLRPARLAGIFGKGGTAPRAALVCFDAETFAHPGGAETAAATAKKLRQRLAALSEDLGINLPVYALFTRMDRIPGFLEYVRNLSNEEVSRALGATLPLSASQQARTYGEEQTARISAALEGLFKELANYRPPLLARENDANALPPTYEFPREFRKLQAPIVQFLLDLCRPSQLSTGPYLRGFYFSGVRPVVIQEFTGTTDLAAPGSAQGGVPKATTIFRVGLEANKPQGQQAPMVTSRRVPQWTFLGALFHDVMLADQLALGGSTSSTKTNSVRRVGLALASFFCLVMSIGMIVSYVRNHALEARVLEAAKGINSAESTGADLPSADALRKLDTLRNTLITLDTYKRDGSPWSFHWGLYTGDSLYQPARKVYFDRFRQLLFGQTQASILTFLRKLPPAPGPDYNPTYDALKAYLITTAHHDKSSAAFLTPVLMKFWSEDRGVDAERMKLAQDQFEYYAQALQAENPYTNENDAATIETARHYLVQFGDLMRVYRAMLADAAKSGPPINYHKRFPGADQAMTDQREVQSAFTKAGWEFMKGAIKNPDRYFSGEQWVLGDQVTSKIDRAKLIEQLQQKYNTDFTGEWRAFLRAASVQRYANIADASKKLTLLAGNQSPLLALLWLISQNTAVDGPAVAEVFQPAQAVVPPASTDRYIAPPNQNYMNALIGLQTSLESIVGQPAPNEAVAGQILGNASTAKLAARQLAQTFRLDPDGHVEAQVQKLLEDPITNIEGLLRGLGPAELNGKGKGVCAQMSAVWNKYPFDPNATSEATLAEVNGLLHKPDGALWVFYETSLSKLMQKQGQQYVPNPAGGINLNPAFVSFFNQAAALSDALYAGDSKDPHVAYTLKPAQSEGIQSLSLRLDGQAATFGAGDSTPKRFTWQGPGAHEAKAGVRFAGSTDITWFDKDGVWAPFHFFTEAEQFQPSGNGYSVSWIIRAGKEAMKLPNGKPLTVRFDLSMESAPPIFMKGYWRGLRCVGEVAK, from the coding sequence ATGCGAAAAGTCGTTCTCATTACGATCCTGATCCTCCTGCTCTGGCTGGTTCTTGCCTGGTTCATCGGCTCGTGGCTGGGGCTGCACGGCGGAGTGCTGTGGGGCCTGCGGATCTCTCTCTGGATCATCGGCCTGCTCACGGCCGGCTTTGTCATCTGGTTCTTCCGGCGCAAGGCCAAACGGGAACGGGAACTCGAAGAGGGGATGGACGCCAACGAGGGCGACGAGATCGCCACTCTGCTGCGGGAAGCTGAAAAGCGGCTCACCGCTGCCAGGAACGGGAAATCGACGGGGCTCGCAACTACGCCTGTCGTACTGATCGCCGGCGAACCGGGCAGCGCGAAAACGAGCGTGGTGCTGAGTTCCGGCATCGATCCGGAACTGGTGGCCGGCCGCGTCCACCAGGACAATATCGTCACGCCTACACGGGTCGCCAACATCTGGTTTGCCAACGGCATCGCCATGGTGGAGGCCGGCGGAGCGCTGACGCAGGACAAAGCGCTGTGGAACCGGCTCATCCGGGGCCTGCGACCGGCCCGGCTCGCGGGGATCTTTGGCAAGGGCGGCACGGCGCCGCGCGCGGCGTTGGTCTGCTTTGATGCCGAGACTTTTGCGCATCCGGGCGGCGCGGAGACGGCCGCGGCGACGGCCAAGAAGCTCCGGCAGCGGCTGGCCGCCCTCAGCGAAGACCTGGGCATCAATCTGCCGGTTTACGCGCTGTTCACCCGCATGGACCGCATTCCCGGCTTCCTGGAGTATGTCCGCAACCTGAGCAACGAAGAGGTGAGCCGGGCGCTGGGCGCGACACTGCCGCTTTCCGCCAGCCAGCAGGCCAGGACGTACGGGGAAGAACAGACAGCCCGAATCTCGGCCGCCCTTGAGGGCCTGTTCAAGGAACTCGCCAACTATCGGCCTCCATTGCTGGCTCGCGAGAACGACGCCAATGCCCTGCCCCCGACTTACGAATTCCCACGCGAGTTCCGCAAGCTGCAGGCGCCCATCGTGCAGTTCCTGCTCGACTTGTGCCGGCCCAGCCAGCTTTCGACCGGACCGTACCTGCGCGGATTCTACTTCTCTGGAGTGCGGCCGGTGGTGATCCAGGAGTTCACGGGGACGACTGACCTGGCGGCTCCGGGCTCCGCCCAGGGCGGCGTGCCCAAGGCGACTACCATTTTCCGTGTCGGTCTCGAGGCCAACAAGCCGCAGGGGCAACAGGCTCCGATGGTCACCAGCCGGCGTGTGCCTCAGTGGACCTTCCTGGGCGCGCTGTTCCACGACGTGATGTTGGCTGACCAGCTTGCCTTGGGAGGCAGCACGTCCAGCACCAAGACAAACTCGGTGCGGCGCGTGGGACTGGCCCTGGCGTCCTTCTTCTGCCTGGTGATGAGCATCGGGATGATCGTTTCCTACGTGCGGAACCACGCCCTGGAGGCGCGGGTGCTGGAGGCCGCCAAGGGGATCAACTCCGCGGAGTCGACCGGAGCAGACCTGCCCTCAGCCGACGCGCTGCGCAAACTGGACACGCTGCGCAATACGCTCATCACGCTGGATACCTACAAGCGCGACGGCTCCCCCTGGAGCTTCCATTGGGGGCTCTACACGGGCGACAGCCTCTATCAACCGGCGCGCAAGGTGTACTTCGACCGCTTCCGGCAATTGTTGTTCGGGCAGACCCAGGCATCGATCCTGACGTTCCTGCGGAAGCTGCCGCCGGCCCCCGGGCCCGATTACAACCCGACCTACGACGCGTTGAAGGCCTATCTCATCACGACGGCCCACCATGACAAGAGTTCAGCCGCCTTCCTGACACCGGTACTGATGAAGTTCTGGAGCGAGGACCGCGGCGTCGATGCGGAACGCATGAAACTGGCGCAGGATCAGTTTGAGTATTACGCCCAGGCGCTGCAGGCCGAGAATCCGTACACAAACGAGAACGACGCGGCGACGATTGAGACCGCCCGCCACTACCTGGTGCAGTTCGGCGATCTGATGCGGGTCTATCGCGCCATGCTGGCCGACGCCGCCAAGAGCGGGCCGCCCATCAACTATCACAAGCGCTTTCCCGGCGCCGACCAGGCGATGACCGATCAGCGTGAAGTGCAGTCCGCCTTCACGAAGGCGGGCTGGGAGTTCATGAAGGGGGCGATTAAGAACCCCGACCGGTATTTCAGCGGCGAGCAGTGGGTGCTGGGCGACCAGGTCACGTCGAAGATCGACCGCGCCAAGCTGATCGAGCAACTACAGCAGAAGTACAATACCGACTTCACCGGCGAGTGGCGGGCGTTCCTGCGCGCCGCCTCCGTGCAGCGCTATGCCAATATCGCGGATGCCTCCAAGAAGCTGACGCTGCTGGCGGGCAATCAGTCGCCGCTACTGGCGCTGCTGTGGCTGATCTCGCAGAATACGGCCGTGGACGGGCCGGCGGTAGCGGAAGTCTTCCAGCCGGCGCAGGCCGTGGTGCCGCCGGCCAGTACGGACCGCTACATTGCGCCGCCGAATCAGAACTACATGAACGCCCTCATCGGGCTGCAGACCTCGCTGGAGAGCATTGTGGGGCAGCCCGCTCCAAATGAAGCGGTGGCCGGACAGATCCTGGGCAACGCGTCCACGGCAAAGCTGGCCGCGCGGCAACTGGCGCAGACATTCCGGCTGGATCCCGACGGTCACGTCGAGGCGCAGGTCCAGAAACTGCTTGAGGATCCGATCACTAACATTGAAGGGCTGCTGCGCGGTTTGGGTCCGGCGGAGCTGAACGGCAAGGGCAAGGGTGTGTGCGCGCAGATGAGCGCGGTTTGGAACAAGTATCCGTTCGATCCGAACGCGACGTCGGAAGCCACGCTGGCCGAGGTGAACGGACTGCTGCACAAGCCGGATGGGGCGCTATGGGTGTTCTACGAGACCAGCCTGTCGAAGCTGATGCAGAAGCAGGGCCAGCAGTATGTGCCCAACCCGGCGGGCGGCATCAACCTGAATCCGGCGTTTGTCTCCTTCTTCAACCAGGCGGCGGCATTGTCGGATGCCCTCTATGCGGGCGACTCGAAGGACCCGCATGTGGCGTATACGCTGAAGCCGGCGCAGAGCGAGGGGATCCAGAGCCTGTCGCTGCGGCTGGACGGTCAGGCGGCCACGTTTGGCGCGGGCGACTCGACGCCAAAACGCTTCACCTGGCAGGGTCCGGGTGCGCACGAGGCGAAGGCGGGCGTGCGCTTCGCCGGCAGTACGGACATCACCTGGTTCGACAAGGACGGCGTCTGGGCGCCGTTCCACTTCTTCACGGAAGCCGAGCAGTTCCAGCCTTCGGGCAACGGATACTCGGTGTCGTGGATCATCCGCGCGGGCAAGGAAGCGATGAAGCTGCCCAACGGTAAGCCTCTCACCGTCCGCTTCGACCTGAGCATGGAGTCGGCCCCGCCGATTTTCATGAAAGGCTACTGGCGCGGGCTGCGCTGCGTGGGCGAAGTCGCGAAATAA
- a CDS encoding glycosyltransferase family 39 protein: protein MRGVYRSAAAGREASPLYWPFRTTMLEYLPLAAFLLLFQVVRSRLKRLRLAFLAAATVWTAFTVVVTEALGAFHALQRTALASIWLAACAGLALILFRSRSRPASLWSLVRAEWRAMDPWTRALAGVSALLAVILGVTALNCAPNTYDVMAYHMPRVMVWLQNRTLEFFPTHMANMNFMPPGNEIIQLNFAVLGQDDQLANATQWFAWIGALAAVSLSLQLLGAERRGQWMGLFLAATLPQGILVATGAKNDVTVTFWLMAAFAFALVFEQEATRRHAALLALAAALSLLTKSLSWFLLPAFGLCLLVAWKRNAWMALFRQSGVMIALIVLVAGPFWLRSYREYGSITGPRIGNRDMLFGYECERFTATGIAANVIRNLAVQFNTGPDRLHQSLDNGFRSAVSGLGEDPDDQRSLWPGSRFHLQPFYWGEGGMSNTAHLLLCIGLALVAVPGWRKPDGRLILALWASAVVAFLLFSGYLRWQPWHTRLHLPIFVFAAIPAGWMLGGLPSKWTAAPVLVLFGGVALYASTQNTLRPLTGPYSIFDVNRTATLFSERRADGPSYEAASSSIANSGCRKVAVIGGRSHFYYPAFVLLGGFTGEREIRFLRQEGTKVEPADYQPCALFCVECARIQDRARLMRQFDFQVQDFADHQVGLKANAAPAPGR from the coding sequence ATGCGCGGAGTATACCGCAGCGCGGCGGCCGGACGAGAGGCGTCTCCGCTATACTGGCCCTTCCGGACGACCATGCTCGAATATCTTCCCTTAGCGGCGTTCCTGCTGCTGTTTCAGGTAGTTAGAAGCCGGCTCAAACGCCTGCGCCTCGCCTTTCTGGCGGCAGCTACGGTGTGGACGGCGTTCACCGTTGTCGTGACGGAAGCGCTTGGCGCGTTCCACGCCCTGCAACGGACCGCGCTTGCCTCTATCTGGCTGGCGGCCTGCGCGGGCCTGGCTTTGATCCTGTTCCGAAGTCGCTCGAGGCCAGCCTCGTTATGGAGCCTGGTGAGGGCAGAATGGCGGGCGATGGACCCCTGGACGCGAGCGCTGGCCGGTGTCTCCGCCCTGTTGGCCGTGATCCTCGGCGTCACCGCCTTGAACTGCGCTCCGAACACCTACGACGTCATGGCCTACCACATGCCACGCGTCATGGTCTGGCTGCAGAACCGGACCCTCGAGTTCTTCCCCACCCATATGGCGAACATGAACTTCATGCCGCCTGGTAACGAGATCATTCAATTGAACTTTGCCGTCCTGGGGCAGGACGATCAGCTCGCCAATGCCACCCAATGGTTCGCCTGGATTGGGGCTCTGGCCGCCGTCTCGCTTTCGCTGCAACTGCTAGGCGCCGAACGCCGCGGGCAGTGGATGGGTTTGTTTCTGGCTGCGACACTCCCGCAGGGTATCCTGGTCGCGACCGGGGCTAAGAATGACGTCACTGTCACGTTTTGGCTTATGGCTGCGTTCGCGTTCGCCCTGGTGTTCGAGCAGGAAGCCACCCGCCGCCATGCGGCGCTGCTGGCTTTGGCCGCGGCCCTGTCGCTACTCACTAAGTCCTTATCGTGGTTTCTCCTACCTGCCTTCGGCCTCTGTCTCCTGGTGGCCTGGAAGCGCAACGCCTGGATGGCTTTGTTCCGTCAATCGGGCGTGATGATCGCCTTGATTGTGCTGGTCGCCGGACCGTTCTGGCTCCGCAGTTACCGCGAATATGGCAGCATCACCGGGCCGCGTATCGGCAATCGCGACATGCTATTCGGCTATGAATGCGAGCGGTTCACCGCCACCGGCATCGCTGCCAACGTCATCCGGAACCTCGCCGTCCAGTTCAATACAGGCCCGGACCGCCTCCACCAGTCCCTCGACAACGGCTTTCGCTCAGCCGTCAGCGGCCTGGGTGAGGATCCCGACGACCAGCGGTCGCTTTGGCCGGGATCCCGTTTCCACCTTCAACCTTTCTATTGGGGCGAAGGCGGCATGTCGAACACGGCCCATCTCCTCTTATGTATAGGACTCGCCCTGGTGGCTGTACCCGGGTGGCGCAAGCCGGACGGCCGTCTGATCCTGGCCCTTTGGGCTTCGGCCGTTGTGGCCTTTCTTCTGTTTAGCGGCTACCTGAGGTGGCAGCCCTGGCATACCCGGCTACACCTGCCGATCTTCGTCTTTGCGGCGATCCCGGCGGGCTGGATGCTTGGCGGCCTGCCCTCCAAGTGGACGGCGGCCCCGGTGCTGGTGCTCTTCGGCGGGGTTGCGCTTTACGCTTCGACCCAGAATACCCTCCGGCCACTGACCGGTCCGTACAGTATCTTTGACGTAAATCGCACGGCCACCCTCTTCTCGGAGCGCCGCGCCGACGGGCCATCCTACGAGGCGGCAAGCTCCTCCATTGCCAACAGCGGCTGCCGAAAGGTCGCCGTGATCGGCGGCCGCAGCCACTTCTATTACCCGGCGTTCGTCCTGCTGGGCGGGTTCACCGGCGAGCGCGAGATCCGCTTTCTCCGCCAGGAAGGGACCAAAGTGGAGCCGGCGGACTACCAGCCCTGCGCCCTCTTCTGCGTGGAATGCGCCAGGATCCAGGACCGCGCGCGGTTGATGCGGCAATTCGACTTCCAAGTCCAGGACTTCGCCGACCATCAGGTGGGGCTGAAGGCTAACGCCGCGCCCGCGCCGGGGCGATAG
- the tssK gene encoding type VI secretion system baseplate subunit TssK — protein sequence MRFLSRVVWSEGMYLGPHHFQVQGRYFEDSLHFAASALMGQPYGLMGCLLDPDALSNGTLSVIHARGIFRDGLQFHMPECDAAPAPRAIGDLFPPIRSSVVVLLGVPERLENGPNCSMNEAGSQTRYVARNRPYADETTGRDERTIEVGGKDFRLLLDTEPQDGLVCLPLARVMRDGAGQYVFDPSFVPPCLQIGASEHLMLLLRRLIEILGEKSSTLSRAPSGGGDRSSREIANFWLLHAVNSALAALRHQWTSKRGHPEEIFLELSRLAGALCTFSLDSHPRNLPSFDHDNPGPCFDALDYHIRTHLEITVPTRCIEIPLVQTASCFYEGEITDTRCLDRSSWVIALHATTGDADLIEKGPRLVKVCSAKFIGELVKRAMAGLPMAHLPMPPPSVPMRVESQYFSVSKSGPFWDNIMVTRRVGIYVPDELPDPDLKLFVVLDA from the coding sequence ATGAGATTCCTTTCTAGGGTGGTCTGGTCGGAGGGCATGTACCTTGGTCCACACCACTTTCAGGTACAGGGGCGCTACTTTGAAGACTCGCTTCACTTTGCGGCATCCGCACTCATGGGCCAGCCGTATGGGCTCATGGGCTGCCTCCTGGACCCTGACGCCCTATCCAACGGCACGCTTTCCGTTATCCACGCCCGGGGTATCTTTCGGGATGGACTCCAATTCCACATGCCCGAGTGCGACGCGGCTCCGGCTCCTCGCGCCATCGGGGATCTGTTTCCACCCATCCGCAGTTCGGTAGTCGTCCTGTTAGGCGTGCCGGAGCGGCTGGAGAACGGTCCAAACTGCTCAATGAACGAGGCGGGATCCCAAACCAGGTATGTGGCCAGGAACCGGCCCTACGCGGACGAGACCACCGGGCGGGACGAACGGACGATCGAAGTGGGGGGTAAGGACTTCCGCCTCCTGCTGGATACAGAACCCCAGGATGGGCTGGTGTGCCTGCCCCTCGCTCGGGTGATGCGGGACGGGGCGGGCCAGTACGTCTTCGATCCTTCTTTCGTGCCTCCGTGCCTGCAGATCGGCGCCAGCGAGCACCTGATGCTGCTGTTGCGGCGCCTGATCGAGATTCTGGGAGAAAAGAGCTCGACCCTGAGCCGCGCTCCGTCGGGCGGTGGCGACCGCTCGTCCCGCGAGATCGCCAACTTCTGGCTCCTGCACGCCGTCAACAGTGCTTTGGCCGCCCTGCGGCACCAGTGGACCTCCAAACGCGGCCACCCGGAGGAGATTTTCCTCGAACTGTCCCGCCTGGCCGGCGCGCTCTGCACCTTCAGCCTTGATTCGCATCCGCGCAATCTGCCGTCATTCGATCACGACAATCCGGGCCCCTGCTTCGACGCGCTGGACTATCACATCCGCACCCACCTGGAGATCACGGTCCCCACGCGGTGCATCGAGATCCCCCTGGTGCAGACCGCCTCATGTTTCTACGAAGGCGAGATCACCGACACGCGCTGCCTCGACCGGTCGTCCTGGGTCATCGCCCTGCATGCGACCACCGGCGACGCCGACCTGATCGAGAAGGGTCCGCGCCTGGTGAAAGTCTGCTCCGCCAAGTTCATCGGCGAACTCGTCAAGCGCGCCATGGCTGGTTTGCCCATGGCTCATCTGCCCATGCCCCCGCCCTCCGTCCCGATGCGGGTCGAGTCGCAGTATTTCAGCGTTTCGAAATCCGGCCCCTTCTGGGACAACATTATGGTGACCCGACGTGTCGGCATCTACGTGCCGGACGAACTGCCCGACCCCGACCTGAAGCTCTTTGTCGTTCTCGATGCGTGA
- a CDS encoding hydrogenase maturation protease: MPGAKAKKYRALLLCCGHMDRGDDAIGPLCASALEDRRIPVRNVQGETSEMLDAWQQAESVIVVDAISSRKTPPGTLIRIDSADAAFQPEAARCSTHGLGLAQAVKLGRVLKCLPEKLILMGLEAESFEWAATLSPPVAAAMPALLDAIEAEWRKLTIAPARARR; this comes from the coding sequence ATGCCTGGCGCGAAAGCGAAGAAGTATCGCGCGCTGCTGCTGTGTTGCGGCCACATGGATCGTGGCGACGACGCCATTGGTCCGCTCTGCGCCTCGGCGCTGGAAGATCGCAGGATCCCGGTGCGCAACGTGCAGGGTGAAACTTCGGAAATGCTGGATGCCTGGCAGCAGGCGGAAAGCGTGATCGTCGTGGACGCGATCTCGAGCCGCAAGACACCCCCGGGCACGCTGATCCGCATCGACTCCGCCGACGCGGCGTTCCAACCGGAGGCCGCTCGCTGTTCCACCCACGGCCTGGGGCTCGCGCAGGCGGTGAAGCTAGGCCGGGTGCTGAAGTGTCTCCCGGAGAAGCTGATTCTGATGGGCCTGGAGGCGGAAAGCTTTGAGTGGGCCGCTACCCTGTCGCCTCCCGTGGCCGCCGCCATGCCGGCGTTGCTGGATGCGATCGAGGCCGAGTGGCGGAAGCTGACTATCGCCCCGGCGCGGGCGCGGCGTTAG